Proteins encoded within one genomic window of Tabrizicola piscis:
- a CDS encoding ABC transporter ATP-binding protein yields MTDTVLALTDARLTLAGNAGPVEILKGISLEIAKGETVGLIGPSGSGKSSLLMLMGGLERATSGKVLALGQDLTTMDEDALARFRRGNMGVVFQSFHLIPTMTALENVALPMELSGTPDAFQRAEAELASVGLGHRIDHYPAQLSGGEQQRVALARAAAPRPAILLADEPTGNLDGVNGQAIMDMLFGLRDRHGATLVLVTHSPELATRCDRVIRLADGLLAPELKAAAE; encoded by the coding sequence ATGACCGATACTGTCCTCGCGTTGACCGACGCGCGCCTGACCCTTGCCGGCAATGCCGGCCCGGTAGAGATCCTGAAAGGCATCTCGCTGGAGATCGCCAAGGGCGAAACGGTGGGGCTGATCGGTCCGTCGGGGTCTGGCAAATCGTCTCTCCTGATGCTCATGGGCGGGTTGGAGCGTGCCACCAGCGGCAAGGTTCTGGCCTTGGGCCAGGATCTTACCACGATGGACGAAGACGCACTCGCCCGCTTCCGCAGAGGGAATATGGGGGTTGTGTTCCAATCCTTCCACCTCATTCCCACAATGACCGCGCTTGAGAACGTTGCCTTGCCGATGGAACTCTCCGGCACACCCGACGCTTTCCAGCGGGCCGAGGCGGAATTGGCCTCCGTCGGCCTTGGCCACCGCATCGACCATTACCCCGCCCAACTCTCCGGCGGCGAACAGCAGCGCGTCGCCCTTGCCCGTGCCGCCGCCCCCCGTCCGGCGATCCTGCTGGCCGATGAACCCACCGGCAACCTTGACGGCGTGAACGGTCAGGCGATCATGGACATGCTCTTTGGCCTCCGCGACCGGCATGGCGCGACGCTGGTCCTTGTGACCCACTCGCCGGAACTTGCCACCCGCTGCGACCGCGTCATCCGCCTTGCCGATGGCCTTCTTGCCCCCGAACTCAAGGCCGCCGCTGAATGA
- a CDS encoding amino acid ABC transporter substrate-binding protein translates to MKKSVFFGALAATTLVSGLAAAATLDDIKARGELICGSNTGLTGFGAPDASGNWSGFDVDLCRAVAAVVLGDATKVKFVPTTGETRFTALQSGEVDLLVRNSTWTFSRDSELALDFVAVNYYDGQGFMVKKDLGVSSAKELDGATVCIQTGTTTELNLADFFKQNNISYQPVTVADDSEAQRQYLAGACDAYTTDASGLAASRATMPDADTHIILPEIISKEPLGPVVRHGDSAWGDVVRWTYYALLVAEEKGVTSANVEEVATSTADEEVKRLLGVSGDMGAKMGLDNDAFKRAIAAVGNYGEIFSRNIGEGTAINLARGLNALWTQGGLQYAPPFR, encoded by the coding sequence ATGAAAAAATCCGTATTCTTCGGCGCGCTCGCGGCCACCACGCTCGTTTCGGGTCTGGCTGCCGCTGCGACCCTTGATGACATCAAGGCGCGCGGCGAGCTGATCTGCGGGTCGAACACCGGTCTGACCGGCTTCGGCGCGCCGGACGCGAGCGGCAACTGGTCTGGCTTCGACGTCGACCTGTGCCGCGCTGTTGCTGCCGTTGTTCTGGGCGATGCGACCAAGGTCAAGTTCGTCCCCACCACCGGCGAAACCCGCTTTACCGCGCTGCAGTCCGGCGAAGTGGACCTTCTGGTCCGCAACTCGACCTGGACCTTCTCGCGCGACAGCGAACTGGCGCTCGATTTCGTGGCCGTGAACTACTACGACGGCCAGGGCTTCATGGTGAAGAAAGACCTCGGCGTTTCGTCCGCCAAGGAACTTGATGGCGCCACCGTCTGCATCCAGACCGGCACCACGACCGAACTGAACCTGGCTGACTTCTTCAAGCAGAACAACATCAGCTACCAGCCTGTCACGGTTGCCGATGACTCGGAAGCCCAGCGCCAGTATCTGGCCGGCGCTTGCGACGCCTACACCACCGACGCTTCGGGTCTGGCCGCCAGCCGTGCGACTATGCCGGATGCCGACACCCACATCATCCTTCCCGAGATCATCTCGAAGGAACCGCTTGGCCCGGTCGTCCGTCATGGTGACTCGGCTTGGGGCGATGTGGTCCGCTGGACCTACTACGCGCTGCTCGTGGCTGAGGAAAAGGGCGTGACTTCGGCGAACGTCGAAGAAGTCGCGACCTCGACCGCAGATGAAGAAGTGAAGCGTCTTCTGGGCGTTTCGGGTGACATGGGTGCGAAAATGGGCCTCGACAACGATGCCTTCAAGCGCGCCATTGCCGCCGTCGGCAACTATGGCGAGATCTTCTCGCGCAACATCGGTGAAGGCACGGCCATCAACCTGGCCCGCGGCCTGAACGCGTTGTGGACCCAAGGTGGTCTGCAGTACGCACCGCCTTTCCGTTGA
- a CDS encoding arylesterase produces MASNGYGAVRAVRNAAVAVLALSSSVFAEPVTIVALGDSLTAGYGLADQGDGLVPQLESWLKARGADVVVQNAGVSGDTTAGGLARVGWALGPEADAVIVTLGGNDLLRGLDPAGSRTNLEGILQETAARGLPVLLVAMPAPTNFGPEYKAAFDAMYVDLAAQYGAGLAEDFFAGLRAAGADPSDPASLAVFMQADGIHPNPEGVKLIVEGLGPKVEELLERVAD; encoded by the coding sequence GTGGCATCCAACGGATATGGCGCGGTTCGCGCGGTTCGCAATGCTGCGGTTGCAGTCTTGGCACTGTCAAGTTCGGTTTTTGCCGAGCCTGTCACGATCGTGGCACTGGGTGACAGCCTGACGGCGGGCTATGGGCTGGCCGATCAGGGCGATGGGCTTGTGCCGCAGCTGGAGAGTTGGCTGAAGGCCCGGGGCGCGGATGTGGTGGTGCAGAATGCGGGCGTGTCGGGGGATACGACGGCGGGGGGGCTGGCCCGGGTGGGCTGGGCTTTGGGGCCGGAGGCGGATGCGGTGATCGTGACGCTGGGGGGCAATGACCTGTTGCGCGGGCTGGACCCGGCCGGGTCACGGACGAACCTGGAGGGGATCTTGCAGGAAACGGCGGCGCGGGGGCTGCCGGTGCTGCTGGTGGCGATGCCAGCGCCAACGAACTTCGGGCCGGAGTACAAGGCTGCGTTCGATGCGATGTATGTCGATCTGGCAGCGCAATATGGGGCTGGTCTGGCCGAAGATTTCTTCGCGGGCCTGAGGGCGGCGGGGGCAGACCCCTCTGATCCGGCGTCTTTGGCGGTGTTCATGCAGGCGGACGGCATCCACCCCAACCCCGAGGGCGTGAAGCTGATCGTGGAGGGGCTGGGGCCGAAGGTCGAGGAATTGCTGGAGCGGGTTGCGGACTAG
- a CDS encoding amino acid ABC transporter ATP-binding protein, with protein MAEASKMQVSDEIAIQIQGMNKWYGQFHVLRDINMTVQRGERIVICGPSGSGKSTLIRCINRLEEHQQGHIVVDGTELTNDLKNIDKVRSEVGMVFQHFNLFPHLTILENLTLAPIWVRKVPKREAEETAMYFLEKVKIPEQAHKYPGQLSGGQQQRVAIARSLCMRPRIMLFDEPTSALDPEMIKEVLDTMIQLAQEGMTMICVTHEMGFAQAVANRVIFMDQGQIVEQNEPKEFFTNPKSDRTKLFLSQILGH; from the coding sequence ATGGCAGAAGCATCGAAAATGCAGGTCTCGGACGAGATTGCGATCCAGATCCAGGGCATGAACAAGTGGTACGGTCAATTCCACGTCCTGCGCGACATCAACATGACCGTGCAGCGCGGGGAAAGGATCGTGATCTGCGGTCCGTCCGGGTCGGGCAAGTCCACGCTGATCCGCTGCATCAACCGGCTGGAGGAACACCAGCAGGGCCACATCGTCGTGGATGGCACCGAACTGACCAATGACCTGAAGAACATCGACAAGGTCCGGTCAGAAGTCGGGATGGTGTTCCAGCACTTCAACCTGTTCCCGCATCTCACGATCCTGGAAAACCTGACGCTGGCCCCGATCTGGGTCCGCAAGGTGCCGAAGCGTGAGGCGGAAGAGACCGCGATGTACTTCCTTGAAAAGGTCAAGATCCCGGAACAGGCGCATAAATACCCCGGCCAGCTTTCGGGTGGCCAGCAACAGCGCGTCGCCATCGCGCGCAGCCTGTGCATGCGCCCCCGGATCATGCTGTTTGACGAACCGACCTCGGCCCTTGACCCCGAAATGATCAAGGAAGTGCTGGATACGATGATCCAGCTTGCCCAGGAAGGCATGACGATGATCTGCGTCACCCATGAAATGGGCTTTGCCCAGGCCGTGGCGAACCGGGTGATCTTCATGGACCAGGGCCAGATCGTCGAACAGAACGAACCGAAAGAGTTCTTCACCAACCCGAAGTCCGACCGGACCAAGCTGTTCCTCAGCCAGATCCTCGGCCACTAG
- a CDS encoding amino acid ABC transporter permease, producing the protein MAMATDVPKNGFRLSMLVYDTRYRSYTIQLVVLVLFAMAVAWLLNNTVQNLEARGKEFNFGFLWQRAGYDIGQQLIPYNNDDNHFRALLVGLANTLVVAFWGCIFATVLGVIIGVLRLSKNWLVGRLMTVYVEIFRNVPLLLWILLTYVILSEITPAPNAFRLTDEMIAAGTAPAAEMMFFDSVAVTNRGTNIPAPLFERGLGSVDLGFMTLNLTFLAIVAVIAGSVYVNRRILASARATQEATGDRPVTWWKSILVLFAPVLLLFVMLGFHLEVPTLKGFNFSGGILVAHPFTAMVIALSLYTAAFIAEIVRAGIQAISRGQSEAAFALGLRPGRTMNLIILPQALRVIIPPLISQYLNLTKNTSLGIAVSYLDLRGTLGGITLNQTGRELECMLLMMLIYLSISLSISALMNMYNNSVQLKAR; encoded by the coding sequence ATGGCAATGGCAACGGACGTGCCGAAGAACGGTTTTCGGCTCTCGATGCTTGTTTACGATACGCGCTACCGGTCCTACACGATTCAGCTCGTGGTGCTGGTCCTGTTCGCCATGGCGGTCGCCTGGCTGCTGAACAATACCGTGCAGAACCTCGAAGCCCGCGGGAAAGAGTTCAACTTCGGCTTTCTCTGGCAGCGCGCCGGCTATGACATCGGCCAGCAGCTGATCCCCTACAACAACGACGACAACCACTTCCGCGCCCTGCTTGTGGGCCTGGCCAACACGCTGGTCGTCGCCTTCTGGGGCTGCATCTTCGCCACCGTCCTTGGGGTGATCATCGGCGTCCTGCGCCTGTCGAAGAACTGGCTCGTCGGTCGTCTGATGACCGTCTATGTCGAGATCTTCCGCAACGTCCCCCTCCTGCTCTGGATCCTGCTGACCTACGTCATCCTGTCGGAAATCACCCCGGCCCCGAACGCATTCCGCCTTACCGACGAAATGATCGCCGCAGGCACGGCCCCGGCGGCCGAGATGATGTTCTTCGACTCCGTCGCCGTCACCAACCGCGGCACCAACATTCCGGCACCGCTGTTCGAACGCGGGCTTGGGTCTGTCGACCTTGGGTTCATGACGCTGAACCTGACCTTCCTTGCCATCGTCGCGGTGATCGCCGGGTCCGTCTATGTGAACCGCCGCATCCTCGCCTCCGCCCGCGCCACGCAAGAGGCGACCGGCGACCGCCCGGTGACATGGTGGAAGTCCATCCTTGTCCTCTTCGCACCAGTCCTGCTGCTGTTCGTCATGCTTGGCTTCCATCTTGAGGTGCCCACCCTCAAAGGCTTCAACTTCTCGGGCGGGATCCTTGTGGCTCACCCCTTCACCGCCATGGTGATCGCGCTCAGCCTCTACACCGCCGCCTTCATCGCCGAGATTGTCCGCGCCGGCATCCAGGCCATCAGCCGCGGGCAAAGCGAAGCCGCCTTCGCCCTTGGCCTCCGCCCGGGCCGCACGATGAACCTGATCATCCTGCCGCAGGCCCTGCGCGTCATCATCCCGCCGCTGATCAGCCAGTACCTCAACCTGACCAAGAACACCTCGCTTGGCATCGCGGTCAGCTACCTTGACCTGCGGGGCACGCTGGGCGGGATCACCCTGAACCAGACTGGCCGGGAACTGGAGTGTATGCTGCTGATGATGCTCATCTATCTGTCGATCAGCCTCAGCATTTCGGCGCTGATGAACATGTACAACAACTCTGTCCAGCTGAAGGCGCGCTAA
- a CDS encoding serine/threonine protein phosphatase, with the protein MPDLDLETRVKAALAEPPKRVRRLDLPDGRRFWLKRVERLSGLMRLQKGDPARAFEAELDGLHVLAAKGLPVATVALEGPDWVLMPDAGPVLTKLVADPARSEAEKLAAFARAGRALGQLHWAGLVHGRPAVRDICWDGVEARFIDLERFRPARRGGVWQAADVVMFAQTAFTSWPDDPRWLDAALASYATNAPEGAVDRVRRLARWLAPLGWLARGLAKVRPGSREMRAVGPTLARLRRL; encoded by the coding sequence GTGCCGGACCTTGATCTTGAAACCAGAGTAAAGGCGGCCCTCGCTGAACCGCCCAAGCGGGTGCGGCGGCTGGACCTGCCCGATGGGCGGCGGTTCTGGCTGAAGCGGGTGGAGCGGCTGTCGGGCCTGATGCGGCTTCAAAAGGGTGACCCGGCGCGGGCGTTCGAGGCGGAACTGGACGGGCTGCATGTGCTGGCGGCCAAGGGGCTTCCGGTGGCCACTGTGGCGCTGGAGGGGCCGGACTGGGTGCTGATGCCCGATGCGGGGCCGGTGCTGACCAAGCTGGTCGCGGACCCTGCGCGCAGCGAGGCGGAGAAGCTGGCCGCCTTTGCCCGCGCCGGTCGGGCGCTGGGGCAGTTGCATTGGGCGGGGCTGGTGCATGGCCGGCCTGCGGTGCGCGACATCTGCTGGGATGGGGTCGAGGCGCGGTTCATTGATCTGGAACGGTTCCGGCCCGCGCGGCGTGGCGGGGTCTGGCAGGCGGCGGATGTGGTGATGTTCGCCCAAACCGCCTTTACCAGTTGGCCCGACGACCCGCGCTGGCTGGACGCGGCGCTGGCGTCCTATGCGACCAACGCGCCGGAGGGGGCGGTGGACCGGGTGCGGCGGCTGGCACGGTGGCTGGCGCCGCTGGGCTGGCTGGCGCGGGGTCTGGCAAAGGTGCGGCCGGGAAGTCGCGAGATGCGGGCGGTGGGCCCGACATTGGCCCGGCTGCGCCGGTTGTGA
- a CDS encoding ABC transporter permease, producing the protein MSLAFTIARRELRGGLRGFRVFLACLALGVAAIAAVGTLRTGIQQGLTDQGAVILGGDAEMRFTYRAADEGERAYMDSIATRVSEVYDFRSMALIDGDQALTQVKAVDDGWPLTGAATLDPAIPVAEALASQNGLPGALMDPVLISRLGLAIGDTFRLGTQDFRLTAALTREPDSASTGFALGPRTVVRTDALANSGLLTAGSLYETRYRLTLPPGTDLQLLENQAEAQFRDKGMRWTDSRNAAPGIEGFVDRIGSFLVLVGLAGLAVGGVGISAAIRSYLDGKTETIATLKTLGAEGGLIFRVYLWQTALLSALGILIGVALGALVPMLAAPLIEASLPFPATIRLSPMALVEAGFYGALSALIFTLLPLARTERIRPAALYRGGSGTRGWPRAPYLVALVALSVTLIGTATWFSGIPELALGAAGGILGSLLILSLAALGLRRAARRVARTKATRGRPALRAALASIGAPRSDATSVILSLGLGLSVLAAVGQIDWNLRAAIATDLPTRAPAFFFVDIQPDQLEGFLDRVTNDPAVTEVETAPMLRGVVNQINGRPAREVVDHWVVRGDRGITYAATPGEKTRITAGTFWAEDYAGDPQISFAAEEAEEMGLKLGDTLTVNILGRDITGTITSFREVDFSNAGMGFVMTLNPAALAGAPHTHIATVYAPPEAEAAILRDVTKTWPNITAIRIREAVDRVAEALSAIATATAWAAGGTLLTGFMVLIGAAAAGERARIYESAILKTLGATRGKILSSFALRSALMGAAAGVVAVAAGGIAGWAVMTFVMDSTYRFEPVSALGIVFGGVLATLLAGLAFALRPLAARPAQTLRAQD; encoded by the coding sequence ATGAGCCTCGCTTTCACGATTGCCCGCAGGGAACTCCGTGGCGGCCTGCGCGGGTTCCGCGTGTTCCTCGCCTGTCTCGCGCTGGGCGTTGCCGCCATTGCCGCCGTTGGCACCCTGCGCACCGGCATCCAGCAAGGCCTGACCGATCAGGGCGCCGTCATCCTTGGGGGTGACGCCGAAATGCGCTTCACCTACCGCGCCGCCGACGAAGGCGAACGCGCCTACATGGACAGCATCGCCACCCGTGTCTCCGAGGTTTACGATTTCCGCTCCATGGCGCTGATTGACGGCGATCAGGCGCTCACCCAGGTCAAGGCGGTGGATGACGGCTGGCCCCTGACCGGTGCCGCCACGCTGGACCCCGCCATTCCCGTGGCCGAGGCTCTGGCCAGCCAGAACGGCCTGCCCGGCGCGCTGATGGACCCGGTCCTGATCTCGCGGCTCGGGCTTGCCATCGGCGACACCTTCCGCCTTGGAACGCAGGACTTCCGCCTGACGGCCGCCCTGACCCGCGAACCAGACAGCGCGTCCACCGGCTTCGCCCTTGGCCCCCGCACCGTGGTGCGGACCGATGCGCTGGCCAATTCCGGCCTTCTGACCGCCGGTTCCCTCTACGAAACCCGATACCGCCTGACCCTGCCCCCGGGCACCGACCTGCAGCTTCTGGAAAATCAGGCCGAGGCGCAGTTCCGCGACAAGGGCATGCGCTGGACCGACAGCCGCAACGCCGCCCCGGGGATCGAAGGCTTCGTTGACCGGATCGGCAGTTTCCTTGTGCTGGTGGGCCTTGCCGGGCTTGCCGTGGGCGGTGTCGGCATCTCGGCGGCGATCCGCAGCTATCTGGACGGCAAGACCGAAACCATCGCCACGCTGAAAACCCTTGGGGCCGAAGGCGGCCTGATCTTCCGCGTCTACCTGTGGCAGACCGCCCTCCTCTCTGCCCTTGGCATCCTGATCGGCGTCGCCCTTGGCGCGCTCGTCCCCATGCTGGCCGCTCCCTTGATCGAGGCGTCGCTGCCCTTCCCCGCCACCATCCGCCTGTCGCCCATGGCGCTGGTCGAGGCCGGGTTTTACGGCGCCCTCTCCGCCCTGATCTTCACCCTGCTGCCCCTTGCCCGCACCGAACGTATCCGCCCCGCCGCCCTCTACCGGGGCGGTTCCGGCACCCGCGGCTGGCCCCGTGCGCCCTATCTGGTGGCGCTTGTGGCGCTCTCCGTGACGCTGATCGGCACCGCGACATGGTTCTCAGGCATCCCGGAGCTTGCGCTGGGCGCCGCCGGGGGCATCCTCGGCTCCCTGTTGATCCTGTCGCTGGCCGCCCTTGGCCTGCGCCGCGCTGCCCGCCGTGTGGCGCGCACAAAGGCCACCCGTGGCCGCCCCGCGCTGCGCGCGGCCCTCGCCTCCATCGGTGCGCCAAGGTCTGACGCGACCTCCGTCATCCTGTCGCTTGGCCTTGGCCTGTCGGTGCTGGCGGCGGTCGGCCAGATCGACTGGAACCTGCGCGCCGCCATCGCGACAGACCTGCCCACGCGCGCGCCTGCCTTCTTCTTCGTCGACATCCAGCCCGACCAGTTGGAGGGCTTCCTAGACCGCGTGACGAACGACCCCGCCGTGACCGAGGTGGAAACCGCCCCCATGCTGCGTGGCGTGGTCAACCAGATCAACGGCCGCCCCGCGCGTGAGGTGGTGGACCACTGGGTCGTGCGCGGCGACCGTGGCATCACCTACGCCGCCACCCCGGGCGAGAAAACCCGCATCACCGCCGGCACCTTCTGGGCCGAAGATTACGCGGGCGACCCCCAGATCAGCTTTGCCGCAGAAGAGGCGGAGGAGATGGGGCTGAAACTCGGCGATACCCTCACCGTCAACATCCTTGGCCGCGATATAACCGGCACGATCACCTCATTCCGCGAGGTGGACTTTTCCAATGCCGGGATGGGTTTCGTGATGACCCTGAACCCCGCCGCCCTTGCCGGTGCGCCCCATACCCACATCGCCACCGTCTACGCCCCGCCCGAGGCCGAGGCGGCGATCCTGCGCGATGTGACCAAGACTTGGCCCAACATCACCGCCATCCGCATCCGCGAGGCGGTGGACCGCGTGGCCGAAGCCCTGTCCGCCATCGCCACCGCCACTGCCTGGGCGGCAGGGGGCACGCTTCTGACCGGCTTCATGGTCCTGATCGGCGCGGCTGCAGCAGGCGAACGCGCGCGCATCTACGAATCGGCGATCCTGAAGACCCTCGGCGCGACACGCGGCAAGATACTCTCCAGCTTCGCCCTCCGCTCGGCCCTCATGGGGGCGGCGGCGGGGGTGGTCGCGGTCGCCGCAGGCGGCATCGCCGGCTGGGCGGTGATGACCTTCGTGATGGACTCGACCTACCGCTTCGAACCCGTCTCGGCGCTGGGCATCGTGTTCGGCGGCGTTCTGGCAACCCTGCTTGCCGGCCTTGCTTTCGCGCTGCGTCCGCTGGCCGCCCGACCCGCCCAGACGCTGCGCGCGCAGGACTGA
- the hemC gene encoding hydroxymethylbilane synthase yields MRDDLPSPARPLKIGTRGSPLALWQAHEVRRCLGQAFGLTEAAFEIVVIKVMGDQIQDKALREIGGKGLFTREIEEALLDGGIDIAVHSMKDMPTVQPEGLVLDCYLPREDVRDAFVSPTVPSLSALPQGAVVGSSSLRRRAQLALRRPDLKLVEFRGNVQTRMRKLEDGVAHATFLAMAGLNRLGMASVARGPIDVEEMLPAVAQGAIGVERRSSDARVAGLLAAIHHGETGLRLAAERSFLARLDGSCETPIAGLAVIEGDALWLRGELLRPDGSASVTGELRGQVADGAQLGRTLADELLGRAGPGFFG; encoded by the coding sequence ATGCGTGATGATCTCCCCTCCCCCGCCCGCCCGTTGAAGATTGGAACCCGTGGCTCTCCGCTGGCCTTGTGGCAGGCGCATGAGGTGCGACGCTGCTTGGGCCAGGCCTTCGGCCTGACGGAAGCCGCGTTCGAGATTGTGGTGATCAAGGTGATGGGCGACCAGATCCAGGACAAGGCGCTGCGCGAGATTGGCGGCAAGGGCCTGTTCACCCGCGAGATCGAAGAAGCGCTCTTGGACGGCGGAATCGACATCGCGGTTCATTCGATGAAGGACATGCCAACGGTCCAGCCCGAGGGGTTGGTGCTGGACTGCTACCTGCCGCGTGAGGATGTGCGGGATGCCTTCGTGTCGCCCACGGTGCCGTCACTGTCGGCACTGCCGCAGGGCGCGGTGGTGGGGTCTTCCTCCTTGCGGCGGCGGGCGCAGCTGGCGCTGCGGCGGCCGGACCTGAAACTGGTGGAGTTCCGGGGGAACGTGCAGACGCGGATGCGCAAGCTGGAGGACGGTGTGGCGCATGCGACCTTCCTTGCGATGGCGGGGTTGAACCGGTTGGGCATGGCCAGCGTGGCCCGCGGGCCGATTGACGTGGAGGAGATGCTGCCTGCGGTTGCCCAAGGCGCGATCGGGGTGGAGCGGCGATCGTCCGACGCGCGGGTTGCGGGGCTGTTGGCGGCGATCCACCATGGCGAGACGGGGCTTCGGCTGGCGGCAGAGCGCAGTTTCCTGGCGCGGCTGGACGGGTCTTGCGAAACGCCGATTGCCGGGCTTGCGGTGATCGAGGGCGATGCGCTGTGGCTGCGGGGGGAGCTTTTGCGGCCGGATGGGTCGGCGTCCGTGACCGGAGAGTTGCGGGGGCAGGTGGCGGATGGGGCGCAGTTGGGCCGCACGCTGGCGGATGAGCTGTTGGGCCGCGCGGGGCCGGGGTTCTTTGGCTGA
- a CDS encoding amino acid ABC transporter permease, translating into MDHHFARTEMLPPQAPPITERGAVKWLRENLFSTPFNIALTLFGVATIYYLISSSLPWWLNSVWNASSLSECRAIVEASAGEGATGACWAMIREWWGAFIFGFYPPDQWWRPILAFGFLFAALAPVLFAGQAGNLTKVLGAVGLFLLLTLYLSAAPATVFILAILLVGGMLALAQLRPGQLLLFTALYPALCFWLLWGGSIWSPIVAMAGFGVLYAVFRFASPFIGLSPAAGAGVLAAVLWWLYLDVPVVGALQSILPFGLQAINSDQFGGFLLAIVIGVTGISFSLPIGILLALGRQSDMLIVKTLSVGFIEFIRGVPLITLLFTASLLLQYFLPPGTNFDIILRVIILVTFFAAAYLAEVIRGGLAALPRGQYEAADALGLDYWRAQRLIILPQALKISIPAIVSTFIGLFKDTTLVAFVGLMDPLKGVTQIVRADINWKGIYWEPYIFVGAIFFLICFGMSRYSMYLEKKLKTDHR; encoded by the coding sequence ATGGATCATCATTTCGCCCGCACCGAGATGCTGCCTCCGCAAGCGCCGCCGATCACCGAACGCGGCGCGGTCAAGTGGCTGCGCGAAAACCTGTTCTCCACCCCCTTCAACATCGCCCTCACCCTGTTTGGCGTGGCGACGATCTATTATCTGATCTCCTCGTCGCTGCCCTGGTGGCTGAATTCGGTCTGGAACGCCTCGTCCCTGTCCGAATGTCGCGCCATCGTCGAGGCAAGCGCCGGCGAAGGGGCCACCGGCGCCTGCTGGGCGATGATCCGCGAATGGTGGGGGGCCTTCATCTTCGGCTTCTACCCGCCAGACCAGTGGTGGCGGCCCATCCTTGCCTTTGGCTTCCTGTTCGCAGCCCTCGCGCCGGTGCTGTTCGCCGGGCAGGCGGGCAACCTGACAAAGGTGCTCGGGGCTGTCGGGCTGTTCCTGCTGCTGACGCTTTACCTGTCCGCCGCTCCGGCAACCGTGTTCATCCTGGCCATCCTGCTGGTCGGCGGCATGCTGGCTTTGGCGCAGCTGCGGCCGGGCCAGCTTTTGCTGTTCACCGCCCTGTACCCCGCGCTTTGCTTCTGGCTCTTGTGGGGCGGGTCCATCTGGTCGCCCATCGTGGCCATGGCGGGCTTCGGCGTCCTTTACGCCGTGTTCCGCTTCGCCTCACCGTTCATCGGCCTTTCTCCGGCTGCCGGGGCAGGGGTGCTGGCCGCAGTCCTGTGGTGGCTCTATCTTGACGTGCCGGTGGTTGGCGCGCTGCAGTCCATCCTGCCCTTCGGCCTGCAGGCCATCAACTCCGACCAGTTTGGCGGCTTCCTTCTGGCCATCGTGATCGGCGTCACCGGGATCAGCTTTTCCCTGCCGATCGGCATCCTGCTGGCGCTGGGCCGCCAGTCTGACATGCTGATCGTCAAGACGCTGTCGGTCGGGTTCATCGAATTCATCCGGGGCGTGCCGCTCATCACGCTCCTCTTCACCGCCTCGCTTTTGCTGCAGTACTTCCTGCCGCCGGGCACGAACTTCGACATTATCCTGCGCGTCATCATTCTGGTCACCTTCTTCGCCGCCGCCTATCTGGCCGAGGTGATCCGGGGCGGTCTCGCCGCCCTGCCACGCGGCCAGTATGAAGCGGCTGATGCGCTTGGCCTTGATTACTGGCGTGCCCAGCGGCTCATCATCCTGCCGCAGGCGCTGAAGATCTCGATCCCGGCCATCGTCTCCACCTTCATCGGTCTGTTCAAGGATACCACGCTGGTCGCCTTCGTCGGCCTGATGGACCCGCTGAAGGGCGTCACGCAAATCGTCCGCGCCGACATCAACTGGAAGGGCATCTACTGGGAGCCCTACATCTTCGTCGGCGCCATCTTCTTTCTCATCTGCTTCGGTATGTCCCGGTACTCCATGTACCTGGAAAAGAAGCTCAAGACTGATCACCGCTAA